The following are encoded in a window of Astyanax mexicanus isolate ESR-SI-001 chromosome 6, AstMex3_surface, whole genome shotgun sequence genomic DNA:
- the cdc42ep5 gene encoding cdc42 effector protein 5, whose protein sequence is MPLHKSGRAVRLDPTMISAPLGDFRHTMHIGRGGDAFGDTSFLSNCGPSNPESSKSNTDESLQSVSSPTSTTADPPEMRLSCDDSVSSDGAFPKLHHSESVSSFDLDLDLGPSILGDVLGVMDGLGLGCDWTTGKEGEEEVFNPIKISADSGSNELNELNEVNGVKSKGLRPKVRFSDKKEEIIGRQFGNGDGSEVEFQKEREMSPSANVHMIAEEMAYKEMASNDVAESTNHRADHSPSPSSSMSSEYEGISPLDRRREEESASEEECVSGEQGYTFEDESDDEIGL, encoded by the coding sequence ATGCCTCTCCACAAGTCGGGCCGGGCTGTCCGGCTGGATCCCACCATGATCTCTGCTCCACTGGGGGACTTCCGTCACACCATGCACATCGGCCGAGGAGGAGACGCCTTCGGAGACACATCCTTCCTGTCAAACTGCGGCCCCTCCAACCCGGAATCCTCAAAGTCCAACACAGACGAGTCTTTACAGTCAGTCTCATCACCCACATCCACCACTGCCGACCCGCCAGAGATGAGGCTGAGCTGTGACGACAGCGTGTCTTCTGACGGAGCTTTTCCCAAACTCCATCATTCAGAATCAGTCTCGTCCTTCGACCTGGATCTGGACTTGGGTCCATCCATTCTGGGAGATGTTCTCGGGGTGATGGACGGGCTCGGGCTGGGCTGTGATTGGACGACGGGCAAGGAAGGTGAAGAGGAAGTGTTTAACCCCATTAAGATCTCCGCAGACAGTGGGTCCAATGAGCTGAATGAGCTGAACGAGGTCAACGGGGTCAAGTCCAAAGGCCTGAGGCCCAAGGTCCGGTTCAGCGATAAAAAAGAGGAAATTATCGGCCGGCAGTTCGGAAATGGTGACGGGTCAGAGGTGGAGTTTCAGAAGGAAAGAGAAATGAGCCCAAGTGCCAATGTTCACATGATAGCAGAAGAAATGGCCTATAAAGAAATGGCTAGCAACGATGTGGCGGAATCTACCAATCACAGAGCAGATCACAGCCCGAGCCCCTCCTCCTCGATGAGCTCAGAATACGAGGGCATCTCCCCATTGGacaggagaagagaggaggaatCGGCGTCAGAGGAAGAGTGCGTGTCTGGAGAACAGGGCTACACGTTCGAGGACGAATCCGACGACGAGATCGGCCTTTAG